One stretch of Eggerthella lenta DSM 2243 DNA includes these proteins:
- the bfr gene encoding bacterioferritin, with the protein MKGNPELIDKLNYLLAGELTAISQYMVHAEMCEDWGYDRLSESFKKRSITEMHHAERLIERILFLEGTPIVSKLDQFSIGSAVPEQVDNDHAMEVQTVKDYNDAIVLAGNVLDYATREVLQAILKDEDRHVDELEDLQDQIEQMSLQIFLSTQN; encoded by the coding sequence ATGAAGGGAAACCCGGAACTTATCGATAAGCTGAACTATCTGCTTGCTGGCGAATTGACCGCCATCAGCCAGTACATGGTGCATGCGGAGATGTGCGAGGATTGGGGCTACGATCGCTTGAGCGAGAGCTTCAAGAAGCGCTCCATCACCGAGATGCATCACGCCGAGCGCCTCATCGAGCGCATCCTGTTCCTCGAGGGTACGCCCATCGTGTCCAAGCTCGACCAGTTCAGCATCGGGTCCGCCGTGCCCGAGCAGGTGGACAACGACCACGCGATGGAAGTGCAGACGGTGAAGGACTACAACGACGCCATCGTGCTGGCCGGCAACGTGCTGGACTACGCCACGCGCGAGGTGCTGCAAGCCATCCTCAAGGACGAGGATCGCCACGTCGACGAGCTGGAGGACCTGCAGGACCAGATCGAGCAGATGTCGCTGCAGATCTTCCTGTCCACGCAGAACTAG
- a CDS encoding YebC/PmpR family DNA-binding transcriptional regulator has translation MSGHSKWATTKHRKAAQDAKRSALFSKLSRNITVAAKEGGDPNPDNNASLAAAIEKAKGYSLPKDKIKVAIDKAFGSGKDAANYETVVYEGYGPAGIAVLCEALTDNRNRTAADVRAAFSHAGGNLGTSGSVAFQFERKGQIMVPKEVETGDKKNPVKPNGAAADEEEFMLAVAEAGGDDYEDADDEWIVYTSPSDLMAVKKALEAADVVTKGAEMTMMPTTPATVSVSDAKKVMRLIDRLEELEDLQNVYHVMDITDEIAEALDE, from the coding sequence ATGTCTGGGCATTCAAAGTGGGCTACAACGAAACATCGCAAGGCGGCGCAGGACGCGAAGCGCTCGGCCTTGTTCTCCAAGCTGTCGCGCAACATCACGGTGGCGGCGAAAGAGGGCGGCGACCCGAATCCCGACAACAACGCATCGCTTGCGGCCGCCATCGAGAAGGCCAAGGGCTACTCCCTGCCGAAAGATAAGATCAAGGTCGCCATCGACAAGGCCTTCGGTTCCGGCAAGGACGCCGCGAACTACGAGACCGTCGTGTACGAGGGCTACGGCCCGGCCGGCATCGCCGTGCTGTGCGAGGCGCTGACCGACAACCGCAACCGCACCGCCGCCGACGTGCGCGCGGCCTTCAGCCATGCGGGCGGCAACCTGGGCACGTCCGGCTCCGTCGCGTTCCAGTTCGAGCGCAAGGGCCAGATCATGGTTCCCAAAGAGGTCGAGACCGGCGACAAGAAGAACCCCGTGAAGCCGAACGGCGCCGCGGCCGACGAGGAGGAGTTCATGCTCGCCGTCGCCGAGGCGGGCGGCGACGACTACGAGGACGCCGATGACGAGTGGATCGTCTACACGTCCCCGAGCGACCTCATGGCCGTGAAGAAGGCGCTCGAGGCAGCCGACGTCGTCACGAAGGGCGCCGAGATGACCATGATGCCCACCACGCCCGCGACGGTGAGCGTCTCCGACGCGAAGAAGGTCATGCGCCTCATCGACCGCCTCGAGGAGCTCGAAGACCTCCAGAA